From Kiloniellales bacterium, the proteins below share one genomic window:
- a CDS encoding DUF6499 domain-containing protein, whose translation MSTTAQELGTPNWRDEEAYPHPDELSMNEWRWEFLRRNTQYKNDFARPDEDYLLVSKCRHFEDVYKLADPVDPRYSVRDLESLGEKASDDELWFGYDFDEAMKFLDTLERHIYNPPSEIEQRFGHDLTNYQLYFRIDVRRLLSTQLEKIREVAEDTQKSWYRGKKITRRPRKQKWPLYLRVLDARSVEVSYGTIARELLIHQQQTDQAARDVIKQAESLRDYWPF comes from the coding sequence GTGAGCACAACTGCCCAGGAATTAGGTACTCCAAATTGGAGGGACGAGGAGGCCTACCCTCATCCAGACGAATTGTCGATGAATGAGTGGCGGTGGGAGTTCCTAAGACGCAACACTCAATACAAGAATGACTTTGCCCGCCCAGACGAAGACTACTTATTGGTCAGTAAATGCCGCCATTTCGAAGATGTGTATAAGCTCGCCGATCCTGTAGATCCACGGTATTCAGTGCGAGATCTTGAGTCACTAGGAGAAAAAGCATCTGATGATGAACTTTGGTTTGGTTATGACTTCGATGAAGCGATGAAATTTTTAGACACGCTCGAACGACATATCTATAACCCACCCAGTGAAATTGAACAGCGCTTTGGCCATGACCTCACAAATTACCAATTGTATTTCCGGATAGATGTTCGCCGGCTTCTTTCCACACAACTCGAGAAAATTAGGGAGGTGGCGGAAGACACCCAGAAATCTTGGTATCGAGGAAAGAAAATTACCCGGCGTCCTCGCAAACAGAAATGGCCGCTCTATTTGCGCGTCCTTGATGCTCGCAGCGTGGAGGTGTCATACGGAACCATCGCGCGTGAGCTTCTCATCCATCAGCAGCAAACCGACCAGGCTGCACGCGACGTGATCAAACAGGCAGAAAGCCTGCGTGATTATTGGCCGTTTTAA
- a CDS encoding DDE-type integrase/transposase/recombinase, with translation MKNPFRYFNSSPEVIRLTVMLYIRYPLSLRQVEDLLFERGIDICHETVRFWWSRFGPMFAAEIRRRRAKILRAVPQWRWHLDKDFVKINGETHFLRRAVDHKGEVLAAAMSLNLRPAPSAGHRHDSLTD, from the coding sequence ATGAAGAACCCGTTCCGCTACTTCAACAGCTCACCGGAGGTGATCCGCCTCACGGTGATGCTCTACATCCGCTATCCGCTCTCGCTCCGGCAGGTCGAAGATCTGTTGTTTGAGCGTGGGATCGATATCTGCCACGAGACCGTGCGATTCTGGTGGAGCCGCTTCGGTCCCATGTTCGCCGCGGAGATCAGACGCAGAAGAGCGAAGATCTTACGTGCCGTCCCGCAGTGGCGCTGGCACCTGGACAAGGATTTCGTGAAGATCAACGGCGAGACGCACTTTCTCAGGCGGGCTGTCGATCACAAAGGCGAAGTGCTAGCAGCTGCTATGAGTCTAAACTTGCGCCCGGCACCCTCTGCGGGTCATCGTCATGATTCGCTAACAGACTAG
- a CDS encoding phosphotransferase produces MLSQLEAVRYLLRRGLIDTAHVVRDTVTVANVSRRHLNFRVSTQKGPSYLLKQGVGKERAAAVRHEAAMYRRLSSMSGFPDKYTPHLHVYDDVNDVLIFEWVTGAENLRDYHLRRGYFPVLLARAMADAMSRIHRSEVGKRREAPGSSHIPWVLSVHRPTLQFFQDCSGGSLALIETIQEFSDFCDEIDALREEWREDALIHGDLKWDNCIVSGKAPSARMTRLRIVDWELARTGDPCWDIGSVFHDYLSFWLLSIPITGSQPPERFLDLARFPLEKMHPALRAFWETYARKMGLGAVEVKVWLIRSVRYAAARLIQTAFEQMQGSTQLNGNTICLLQLSQNILKRPHEAAVHLLGIAPTPLVA; encoded by the coding sequence ATGCTGTCCCAACTGGAGGCCGTGCGCTATCTTCTGCGGCGGGGCCTCATTGATACTGCCCATGTGGTGCGGGACACCGTCACGGTGGCGAACGTCTCTCGGCGGCACCTCAACTTCCGGGTATCGACCCAGAAGGGCCCAAGCTACCTGCTGAAGCAGGGTGTGGGAAAAGAACGCGCCGCGGCCGTGAGGCACGAAGCCGCGATGTATCGTCGGTTGAGTTCCATGTCTGGGTTTCCCGACAAGTATACCCCGCACCTTCACGTCTATGATGACGTGAACGACGTCCTGATCTTCGAGTGGGTGACGGGCGCCGAGAATTTGCGCGACTACCATCTTCGCCGAGGCTACTTCCCGGTGCTGCTCGCGCGGGCCATGGCCGATGCGATGAGCCGTATCCACCGCTCTGAAGTGGGTAAGAGACGGGAGGCGCCGGGGTCATCCCACATCCCTTGGGTCCTCTCCGTACACCGGCCGACCTTGCAATTCTTCCAAGACTGCAGCGGCGGCAGCCTGGCCCTGATCGAGACGATCCAAGAGTTCTCCGATTTCTGCGATGAGATCGACGCGCTTCGCGAGGAATGGCGGGAGGATGCGCTGATCCACGGCGACTTGAAGTGGGACAATTGCATTGTGTCGGGCAAGGCGCCGTCGGCCCGCATGACACGGTTGAGGATCGTCGATTGGGAGCTCGCCCGCACGGGTGATCCGTGCTGGGATATCGGCTCGGTCTTTCACGACTACCTCAGTTTCTGGCTGCTATCGATCCCCATCACCGGATCGCAGCCGCCGGAACGCTTTCTGGACCTCGCGCGATTCCCGCTCGAGAAGATGCATCCGGCTCTCCGCGCATTCTGGGAGACTTACGCCCGAAAGATGGGCCTAGGAGCAGTCGAGGTGAAGGTGTGGCTGATCCGGTCTGTCCGCTACGCCGCCGCACGCCTCATCCAAACGGCGTTTGAGCAGATGCAGGGGTCGACCCAGCTCAACGGGAACACGATCTGCCTCTTGCAGCTCAGCCAAAATATCCTCAAGCGGCCGCATGAGGCGGCGGTTCATCTCCTGGGCATTGCGCCCACGCCGCTGGTCGCATGA
- a CDS encoding lanthionine synthetase LanC family protein gives MNRHRESIRAALEATVIHSATSFSWFGERTDELPSSVRQALTLETARSYLHYSLQSRLYTDFYCAGGAQTWTRRQGNQVPTGRTPFVEALSEANSGQGYSSPGWTVTGSSRGMVTVRKGGVRLYAGPSDYECSDPETVPQFGSTLCVRFPKEFIHLSPGFYMAVGNRELAPGDGEAVVRWYWNLTASGAISFLREITRDLNRMLVPFKLKVLNDPACFVRCDAVVLYVRERDYNEVSEALARVHLEVASSLKPSTPALTKEVAVGVGIAEDPGGITSFGLHRCGLLAEGMIQAHEAGRHVLSERLEVINESFVAEGLSIDRPYLNPGSSDRYRLIARAAPVATRGSKSSVSTADRGHCLETALAIGLRLTEEAMWHRDRCTWLGPEAGPEAASQVVTRTTYRTLGPDLYAGSSGLALFLAQLHVATDHPAARKAALGAIAQAYSTLQAVPPAVRFGLYAGWSGIALAAVRVGTLLDTPEWIEKALALLGQLAREDPRQAEPDLLAGVAGGVVALLVLWEALDEAALLEMALRQGDVLLAAAEPADAGRSWTSVSHPENPGLTGFSHGASGIGYALFELFAATGDARYLDVAQAAFDYERLWYDPDAANWPDLRGRLHQKPETGSSPPFQTAWCHGAPGIALARLRAYARFCDERHRDEALTALDTTACAVEAGLSSQNHNYSLCHGMAGNADILLCGHRILDEDRPDDIGLVHRVAGLGIQLYSRAGNVWPCGIPEETPGLMLGLAGIGYFYLRVADSSVPSTLEPLPPCRASWDISKSLRSQRETRGPSG, from the coding sequence ATGAACCGCCACCGGGAGAGCATTCGCGCCGCCTTGGAAGCAACGGTTATCCATTCTGCGACGTCCTTTTCCTGGTTCGGCGAGCGGACCGACGAATTGCCGAGCTCTGTCCGGCAAGCGCTGACGCTTGAGACGGCGCGGAGTTACCTGCATTACTCATTGCAGTCGCGGCTCTACACAGACTTCTACTGCGCGGGCGGCGCCCAGACCTGGACCCGGCGGCAGGGCAACCAGGTTCCTACCGGCCGGACCCCGTTCGTCGAGGCCTTGTCCGAGGCGAATTCGGGGCAAGGCTATTCGTCGCCAGGCTGGACGGTCACGGGCAGCAGCAGGGGCATGGTCACGGTCCGCAAGGGCGGTGTCCGGCTCTACGCCGGACCCTCGGACTACGAGTGCTCCGATCCCGAGACGGTGCCACAATTCGGAAGCACTCTCTGCGTCAGATTTCCGAAGGAATTCATACACCTATCCCCAGGCTTCTACATGGCGGTTGGAAACCGGGAGCTTGCCCCGGGCGACGGCGAGGCGGTCGTTCGCTGGTACTGGAACCTCACCGCGTCGGGCGCGATCAGTTTTCTGCGGGAAATCACAAGGGACCTTAACCGGATGCTTGTGCCTTTCAAGCTCAAGGTCCTGAACGACCCCGCGTGCTTCGTGCGCTGTGATGCGGTTGTGCTTTACGTCAGGGAGCGCGACTACAATGAGGTGTCCGAAGCGCTGGCGCGCGTCCATTTAGAGGTGGCGTCGAGCTTGAAGCCGTCGACGCCGGCGCTGACCAAGGAGGTCGCTGTCGGTGTCGGGATCGCCGAAGACCCCGGAGGCATCACGAGCTTTGGCCTACACCGCTGCGGGTTGCTCGCCGAGGGCATGATCCAGGCGCACGAGGCGGGAAGGCATGTGCTTTCGGAGCGTCTGGAGGTGATTAACGAGTCCTTCGTCGCCGAAGGCCTCAGCATTGACCGACCGTACCTCAACCCCGGTTCGTCGGATCGCTACCGTCTAATCGCTCGCGCCGCCCCGGTAGCCACCCGCGGTTCGAAGTCGTCGGTCTCGACGGCGGACAGAGGACACTGCTTGGAGACCGCTTTGGCGATCGGCCTGCGGCTGACTGAGGAGGCGATGTGGCACCGCGATCGTTGCACCTGGTTGGGCCCGGAAGCGGGCCCCGAGGCCGCAAGCCAGGTCGTGACACGCACCACTTACAGAACCTTGGGGCCGGACCTCTACGCGGGCTCGAGCGGCCTTGCACTGTTTCTTGCACAGCTTCATGTGGCAACGGACCATCCGGCCGCCAGAAAGGCCGCCCTTGGCGCCATCGCCCAGGCCTATTCCACCCTCCAAGCAGTGCCGCCCGCGGTTCGGTTCGGGCTTTACGCCGGCTGGAGCGGCATCGCTCTGGCCGCGGTCCGCGTCGGCACCCTGTTGGATACACCGGAGTGGATCGAGAAGGCGCTCGCATTGCTCGGGCAGCTGGCGCGTGAGGATCCGCGGCAGGCAGAGCCCGACCTCCTTGCCGGCGTTGCGGGAGGCGTCGTGGCGCTTCTGGTGCTGTGGGAGGCGCTTGACGAGGCAGCTCTGTTAGAGATGGCGCTACGTCAGGGAGACGTCTTGCTGGCCGCCGCCGAACCAGCCGACGCCGGCCGCTCTTGGACATCTGTCAGTCACCCGGAAAATCCCGGACTGACGGGTTTTTCGCACGGCGCATCCGGCATTGGTTACGCACTCTTCGAGCTGTTCGCGGCAACCGGCGACGCCAGATACCTAGATGTCGCCCAAGCGGCGTTCGACTACGAACGCCTCTGGTACGATCCGGACGCGGCGAATTGGCCGGACCTGCGGGGTCGGCTGCACCAAAAGCCCGAGACCGGTTCGTCACCGCCCTTTCAGACGGCGTGGTGCCACGGTGCACCCGGTATCGCGCTGGCGCGGCTTCGTGCGTATGCGCGGTTTTGTGACGAGCGCCATAGAGACGAAGCCCTCACCGCGCTCGATACAACAGCATGTGCCGTCGAGGCTGGTCTCTCCTCGCAGAATCACAACTACTCTCTATGCCACGGCATGGCTGGGAACGCGGACATCCTGCTCTGCGGTCATCGGATCCTTGACGAGGACCGGCCGGACGATATCGGGCTCGTGCATCGGGTGGCTGGCCTCGGCATCCAACTCTACAGCCGGGCGGGAAACGTCTGGCCGTGCGGCATTCCCGAAGAGACGCCCGGCCTAATGCTTGGTCTTGCCGGAATTGGCTATTTCTATTTGCGCGTTGCGGACTCCAGCGTTCCTAGCACCTTAGAGCCTTTGCCGCCGTGTCGGGCCAGTTGGGATATTTCAAAGTCACTTCGCTCTCAGCGAGAGACGCGAGGTCCTTCCGGGTGA